One Candidatus Methanoplasma cognatum DNA window includes the following coding sequences:
- a CDS encoding ACT domain-containing protein, translating to MKRIVVTLVGRDNVGIIAAVCNYFAENNINILDIKQTTVQEYINMMMIVDLEKCTMQFSEIVKGLEGVGEKVGCVIRAHKEEIFDKMHRI from the coding sequence ATGAAAAGAATAGTAGTGACGCTCGTAGGAAGGGACAACGTCGGCATCATCGCCGCAGTATGCAACTATTTCGCGGAGAATAACATAAACATCCTGGATATCAAGCAGACCACGGTCCAGGAGTACATCAACATGATGATGATCGTTGATCTGGAAAAATGCACCATGCAATTCTCCGAGATAGTGAAAGGACTCGAAGGGGTAGGAGAGAAGGTCGGCTGTGTCATAAGAGCTCATAAGGAAGAGATCTTTGACAAGATGCACAGGATCTGA
- a CDS encoding PFL family protein: MAELNEVFETSTMIHDENLDVRTITMGIGLLDCCDSDLEVLCDNIYSKITTSAKDLVRVGDEIGLDFGIPVINKRVAVTPISLVGASACRTSDDFVRIAETMESAASKVGVNFIGGYSALVQKGMSTADQLLIKSIPRALSETDCVCSSVSLASTKTGIDMDAVKLMGSVIKETAEATKHRDSIGCAKLVVFCNPADDNPFMAGAFHGVTETDRVINVGVSGPGVVKRAISKVKGENFEVLCETIKKTAFKVTRVGQLVAKEASERLDVPFGIVDLSLAPTPAVGDSIADIIQEMGMEYVGAPGTTAALAILNDQVKKGGVMASSYVGGLSGAFIPVSEDRSMAYAAEIGALTIEKLEAMTCVCSVGLDMVPVPGDTSAETISGIIADEMAIGMINQKTTAVRLIPVCGKKAGETAEFGGLLGSSPIMPVSRYGCKDFIDRGGRIPAPIHSFKN, from the coding sequence ATGGCAGAACTCAACGAAGTGTTCGAAACCAGTACGATGATCCATGATGAGAATCTTGACGTCAGGACCATTACGATGGGGATAGGCCTGCTGGATTGCTGCGATTCAGATCTGGAAGTTCTCTGCGATAACATATACAGCAAGATAACAACGTCCGCAAAGGACCTAGTCAGGGTCGGCGACGAAATAGGCTTGGATTTCGGTATCCCGGTGATCAATAAAAGGGTGGCAGTTACTCCGATCTCCCTGGTGGGAGCTTCCGCTTGCAGGACGAGTGATGATTTCGTGAGGATAGCGGAAACGATGGAAAGTGCTGCAAGTAAAGTCGGGGTCAACTTCATCGGGGGATACTCCGCGCTTGTCCAGAAAGGCATGTCCACCGCGGACCAGCTGCTGATAAAGTCCATACCCAGAGCTCTGTCCGAGACAGATTGCGTATGCAGCTCCGTCAGCCTTGCTTCTACAAAGACCGGCATCGACATGGATGCCGTAAAACTGATGGGTTCGGTCATAAAAGAGACTGCGGAGGCGACCAAACACAGAGATTCCATCGGCTGCGCAAAGCTTGTGGTGTTCTGCAACCCTGCGGACGACAATCCGTTCATGGCCGGGGCATTCCATGGAGTGACGGAAACGGACAGGGTCATCAATGTAGGGGTAAGCGGACCGGGCGTCGTGAAAAGAGCGATATCAAAAGTAAAAGGAGAGAATTTCGAGGTCCTTTGCGAAACCATCAAGAAGACCGCATTCAAGGTCACCAGAGTGGGACAGCTGGTAGCCAAAGAGGCGTCCGAACGTCTCGATGTGCCCTTCGGAATAGTGGACCTTTCGCTGGCTCCGACCCCTGCGGTAGGAGACAGTATAGCTGACATCATCCAGGAGATGGGGATGGAATACGTGGGAGCTCCCGGAACGACCGCCGCCCTGGCGATACTGAACGATCAGGTGAAGAAGGGCGGCGTGATGGCGTCGTCTTACGTAGGGGGGCTGAGCGGAGCGTTCATACCCGTATCCGAGGACAGATCCATGGCATACGCGGCAGAGATAGGCGCCCTTACCATAGAGAAGCTGGAAGCGATGACCTGTGTTTGTTCTGTAGGTCTGGACATGGTCCCTGTACCTGGGGACACGAGCGCCGAGACCATATCCGGGATAATCGCGGACGAGATGGCAATAGGCATGATCAACCAGAAGACCACCGCCGTGAGGCTGATACCGGTCTGCGGAAAGAAGGCGGGGGAGACGGCGGAGTTCGGCGGACTCCTCGGCAGTTCGCCCATCATGCCTGTGAGCAGATACGGATGCAAGGATTTCATCGACCGCGGAGGAAGGATCCCCGCGCCCATTCACAGCTTCAAGAACTGA
- the cimA gene encoding citramalate synthase produces the protein MKKQQTSESAKNTEKMLEPYDQLVLSGAGSIKNIVIYDTTLRDGAQSEGVSFSPEDALEVLKRLDEFGIDFVEGGWPGSSPKVDEFFRLAKELELKHTQLTAFGSTGKHGTAAKDDSNLKNLAACPVEWCCIFGKSWDFQVTNALCIPLEENLDLIRNSVRFLKDSGKRVMFDAEHFFDGYLSNREYALSALKAAVEGGAEWLVLCDTNGGVMMDDVANAVEDALLTFNVPIGVHCHNDSDLAVANSLVAVEGGATMVQGTINGIGERCGNANLCSIMADLALKMEYELNIKDMSQLTALSAFVSETANLAPTPGMPYVGEKAFAHKGGIHVSAIAKDPRTYEHIEPGLVGNKRRILISDMAGRASISEKLKDFGIDVDSEESRVIVDRIKALEAEGYLFEGADASFELLVRRFKGEIESPFMVTGFRVFIDNVGDKLSSEASVKVMDSDGNEEHTAANGDGPVNALDNALRKALSKLFPVTDRIRLTDYKVRVLDERSATAASVRVLIRSTDGKRSWTTVGVSENVIEASLDALVDSIEYAIHKNTDKEVIQ, from the coding sequence ATGAAAAAGCAACAAACCAGTGAAAGCGCTAAGAATACGGAAAAAATGCTGGAACCGTACGACCAGCTTGTGCTCTCCGGTGCGGGCTCCATCAAGAACATTGTTATTTACGACACGACGCTGAGGGACGGTGCGCAGAGCGAGGGGGTGTCTTTCTCCCCTGAGGATGCGCTGGAAGTCCTGAAGAGACTGGACGAGTTCGGTATCGATTTCGTCGAGGGAGGATGGCCCGGGTCCAGTCCTAAGGTAGATGAGTTCTTCAGACTGGCTAAAGAGTTGGAACTGAAACATACCCAGCTCACGGCTTTCGGAAGCACCGGCAAACACGGAACGGCCGCAAAGGACGACAGTAATCTAAAGAATCTTGCGGCATGCCCTGTGGAATGGTGCTGCATATTCGGCAAAAGCTGGGATTTCCAGGTCACGAACGCGCTCTGTATACCCCTCGAAGAAAATCTGGATCTTATAAGAAACAGCGTCAGGTTCCTGAAGGATTCGGGGAAGAGGGTGATGTTCGACGCAGAGCACTTCTTTGACGGGTACCTTTCAAACAGAGAATATGCGCTCAGCGCTCTGAAAGCGGCCGTGGAAGGGGGCGCGGAATGGCTGGTCCTATGTGATACCAACGGCGGCGTGATGATGGATGACGTGGCGAACGCCGTTGAGGACGCGCTGCTTACGTTCAACGTTCCGATCGGAGTGCACTGCCATAACGACTCGGACCTTGCGGTGGCAAACTCTCTCGTGGCCGTCGAAGGCGGAGCCACCATGGTGCAGGGCACCATAAACGGGATAGGAGAGAGGTGCGGTAACGCGAACCTCTGCTCGATAATGGCGGACCTTGCGCTGAAAATGGAATACGAACTCAATATAAAGGATATGAGCCAGCTTACCGCTTTATCTGCATTCGTATCGGAGACCGCCAACCTCGCTCCCACCCCCGGCATGCCGTACGTGGGAGAGAAGGCCTTTGCCCACAAAGGGGGGATACACGTATCCGCGATAGCAAAGGATCCGAGGACCTACGAGCACATAGAGCCGGGGCTGGTGGGAAACAAGCGGAGGATCCTGATATCCGATATGGCCGGAAGGGCCAGCATCTCCGAGAAGCTTAAGGACTTCGGGATAGATGTCGATTCGGAAGAGAGCAGGGTCATCGTCGACAGGATCAAAGCCCTGGAGGCGGAGGGATATCTGTTCGAAGGAGCTGACGCCAGCTTTGAACTTCTCGTCAGAAGGTTCAAGGGAGAGATAGAGAGTCCGTTCATGGTGACCGGATTCAGGGTCTTCATAGACAACGTCGGCGACAAGCTGAGTTCGGAGGCGAGCGTAAAGGTCATGGATTCGGACGGTAATGAGGAGCACACGGCGGCGAATGGTGACGGCCCGGTCAACGCCCTCGATAACGCTTTGAGGAAAGCGCTCTCCAAACTGTTCCCGGTGACCGACCGCATAAGGCTTACAGACTACAAAGTGCGCGTGCTGGACGAGAGATCGGCAACGGCAGCGTCGGTCAGGGTCCTGATAAGGTCGACGGACGGGAAGCGCAGCTGGACCACCGTCGGAGTATCCGAAAATGTCATCGAGGCCAGCCTGGATGCGCTGGTGGATTCGATCGAATATGCCATACACAAGAACACGGACAAGGAAGTCATACAATGA